From a region of the Gossypium raimondii isolate GPD5lz chromosome 10, ASM2569854v1, whole genome shotgun sequence genome:
- the LOC105774940 gene encoding uncharacterized protein LOC105774940, translated as MWSDSSSHEIQPHKGLQIKLDDKFFCRLMSKETSMSNSSSMVYYGSASGAIPFMWESHPGTPKHPSPHTSLPPLTPPPSYHSPLNSNSKPVPKKNSKSTLFSSIVRKLISAAPRINHASPSRCSLLSLSSRSNASMNRKLSHRLRGYFSCSCSISPVHNCMDDDDHAGERLRSSASTLCFGIKPKTLNESRGGRSMIKMKKALLSFVSYD; from the coding sequence ATGTGGAGTGACAGCAGTAGCCATGAGATTCAGCCACACAAAGGTCTCCAAATCAAGCTAGATGACAAGTTCTTCTGCAGGCTAATGTCCAAGGAAACTTCCATGTCTAATTCTTCTTCAATGGTCTACTATGGATCAGCTTCGGGTGCTATTCCATTCATGTGGGAATCACACCCTGGAACCCCTAAACATCCTTCCCCTCACACTTCTCTTCCTCCTTTAACTCCCCCTCCTTCGTATCATTCACCGTTGAATTCAAACTCGAAACCGGTGCCAAAAAAGAACTCGAAATCGACCCTTTTCAGCTCCATCGTTCGGAAGCTGATCAGCGCTGCTCCAAGGATAAACCATGCTTCTCCTTCACGATGTTCTTTATTGTCTTTATCATCACGGTCTAATGCTTCCATGAATAGAAAGTTATCTCATAGACTAAGGGGCTATTTTTCATGTTCATGTTCAATATCACCCGTTCATAATTGCATGGATGATGATGATCATGCTGGTGAACGACTCAGATCATCAGCTTCGACGTTGTGTTTTGGGATTAAACCAAAGACTCTGAATGAAAGTAGAGGTGGTCGGTCaatgataaaaatgaagaaagcaTTGCTATCATTTGTTAGCTATGACTGA